The Rosa rugosa chromosome 1, drRosRugo1.1, whole genome shotgun sequence genomic sequence ATCTCATTCATACGTTCATGTTTCATAACGTTAAATATATGACAACATGAAATGCCTTCACATTCAAACAGCTTACATGAACACTCCATACAAGGATCGTTTTCATCAGGATAGTAATCCGTCGTGTACTCAATCTCTTGCTTGTTGTCATTGTAACTAGATGTAAAGtatactgtttggctccaatttttttgggtccaaacatatACATGACTTGAACCAAACACCATAGTTCAAGATGTTATGAAATCGTCGACCCCATCAATCTCATTACGTACATGCTCAAACACACTATCAGTGAATATAGTACCTGCATGATGTtccatgttaaaaaaaaaaaaaagaagtaaggACATGAATAGAGTTATGTGTCCTAAAATCTTTAAGTAGATGCTCAAACACGCTATTAGTGAAAATAGTACCTGCATGATGTTCCAATTTTTGAAGTGAAGAAGTAAGGACATGACTAGAGTTATTGGACCTAAAAGCCTCTTCCAAAACCTTGTTCCTAAGCCGTAACAATGCCCTATCAAGTGCTAGAATAAGTTCAAATAATTTCACACCGCTTTTCAGATAACCCTTCATATAGCTGTTCATACCTTTACATCTTTGAGTGCTTCTCATACGGGCAAAAAAATGGCCACTAATAAATGCCTCAGCCCATATTTGCATCTTTTCATACATCATCTTAACCCAATCTTTATTGTGGAGACCATGTGTGTTAACCATAGCATTCCACCATTTTTCAAAACCATCTGGAGTTATTTCATCCCACATACAACGTTTAAATTCATAAAAAACACTATTCTTACGCAGGTGCCTTCGGACATTCTTTGCTATGTGCCATGTACACAAACGATAAGGACAACCAGGTAGTACCACTTCAATAGCCCTTCGCATTGCTTTATCTCCATCAGTCAAGACAGCAATATGCCTTTTGTTATTCATAGACGATATAAAGATCTCCAAAATCCATATGTAAGTCTCAATCGTTTCATCCATGagtaatgaaaaataaaaaactgtgGTCGATAAATGATTGTTTAAACCAACAAACAACACTAACGACTTCTCATAAGGATTGGTTTTGTAGGTACTATCAAACACCAAAATATCTCCAAAACAAGTATAATCCACCAGAGACTTAGAGTCTCTCCAAAACATATTCGCCAACCTGTTATTTTCATCTATGCTAAACTTGCAGTAGAATTGGGAGTCTGTGGCAACTTTGCCTCTCATATATGCAAGTACAGCTTCTGCATCGCCGTCGAGTAAAATTTCTTGGCGTTTTGAATCTAACTTGTTGTACAAGTCCTTCATGATAAACCAACATTCTTAAAACCCCCTGATCTATCAACAATGTATTCATATGTATGATAAGGCTTAACAGACACTCTCTGCATAGATGTAGCCAGTGCTAAATGATGATCTTGAACTGATCTATGTGATCGAAGAAGATACGACTCATGTGTTTGTGCAAGCTGATGTGAGTGGTTCATTATGAAATCATCAACAATATAGGCATTAATATTCGAACGTTACCTTACCTTACTTTGAACAAGCATGGACAATTGAatcttgtttctttctttggtcTGCGAACTCTTTTCTTGGTACTCATGtactcttctcttctttttccttgaGCAGAACAAACCAACAGCAATGAAGTGACTCTCCCTGTTCTGCGTGTACTTAATCTCTTGTAGTCGTTTCTAATATCAAAACCCATGGCCTTTGCATAAGCATTGTAAAAGGACTCAGCTTCCTCCACAGTCTTAAACTCCTGCCCTTTAAGATCTTCCGTACACAATTTATCATACCGAACTCCCTTATATTGCATTTCATTACCGCCACTTCCATTAGTCATTCctgaaataaagaaaaaattacacAAACTAATATTGCAAACTAATATGCAACATATAGTTCAAGGTATTTGTAGATGGATTCTCTATATCAAATTGAAACATGTAGGATCCTTTATTAAAACAAAATTATTGTACTGAGAACTTATATTAAAACAAAATTATTGTACTGAGAACAATAAGTGCGTTACATACTAGACCAATTTAAGGAAGAAACAAGGTTTGCAATTTGTAAAATGGAGTCTTTTGGGGTGTTTTGGATTGTGAGGTAGATGATGGTGAAACGAAAGCTAGTTTCTGGTTTACATGAAAGATCAAAGTAAACAGATTTTAGTTTATTGTCTCCTTCCATAACAATAAATGGATCAGtagctagtttttttttgtttttcctctcTCAATAATGTTTACATTAGTTCAACTCAAGTAGGATGAGATGCACTTGagaaaaacaaattaataaGATGCCTCAGTTTCCAATAAGATCTAACACACTCTATCATTATTTCCAATTGTTTATCAATTGCATGCACCAATCTTAATCAACTGAGATTTTCCTTTGTTATCCATGTTATAAAACTAAATGCAAGTTGGAAATTGGGTCCTTTTGCTGAAGGAGCATGAGCCAGGGTAGCATCTAAAATAGATGGGGCTGACATTAACCCCAATAAATTCTTCAAAGGtatattctttttttgtttaatcaaaAAGGTATTTAGATTCTAATTTATATAAGATTTGCTAAGTTAGTACTAGTTTCGAAGTCATATATGGAACTTCTTGTTATCATAGTAATGCCTAGTTTTCATTGTTTAACTTCCACTCAGGTTAGCAACGACCAATTTACTGTATATTATAAAATCAAAGCCACTGCAAGTTCTGATAGATGAAAAGTTCTTCTAACTACAAGGTGAGCTTATAGTACATCAGTTCAAAATTTTCACAAGGGCACTTGTTATGACAATAATGCCTACTTTTGATTGTTTACCTCCCAGTTAAATTAGCATCGACCAATTTACTATATATTATCAAATCAAAGCCACTGCAAGTTCTGATAGATGAAAAGTTCTCCTAACTATAAGGTGAGCTTTTAgtacatcaattcaaaaattTCACAAGGGCACTTGCTATGACAGAAATGCCTACTTTTGATTGTCTAACTCCCAGTTACTGTATATTTCAAATCAAAGCCACTATCAATCATTAACATACTTTTAACATGCTATACCCACTGATCAGTACGAGGACGACCACTACCATCAACATTCACAGCCTAATCCTTGGAAGTATTAGACAATAGAAGTTTAAATTGTTCAAGAAATTCGATTTATCAAAAAATTTCCCAAGATTAGAGTCGGGATTGTTGGATTATTCATATAGCAAGTAAAATTGTTTCCTTTTTACTTCTTTTGGAAAACAGACGTTTACTCCCAACAATGCAAAATTAACTTGAGAAAAGGAATCGTGGTGCATGGTGTTGGTGGGAAATTGAACACCAAATTGAAGCAAACAAGGATTACTATTAAGGTTGACAGGAAGCAAACAAGGTTAATTGAAGAAAACTTACCAGCGTGCTGCGAGCCTGCGACATATGCTTCCTTGATCAAGCTCTTCCTCCTTCCTCTTGTCTTCTCCTcttcaaattagggttttctcttAAAACAAAATTAGACAGAAACTGAATGATTGTTTGTAAAAAATGGACGAGTAATCTGGAAAAGGACAATATTCTTCCtctaatcttcttcttctccttttcaatttagggttttctaaaTTTTAATTTCGATATGTAATTGGGaatcttaaaaaaataaataaattaattaatacaGGTTAACGGGTAAGCAGGTTACCACTATTGAGTATTCTAGATCGTTAGATATAttcaacttttaattaaatccaacggtctaaaaaattcaaaaaacttGATGTATGACATACGTCAACATATACTAGAATTTTCCAATAATAAGTATGCTTGGTAAATTGataaatatttttttccctatacTTGTGTAGGaattttaa encodes the following:
- the LOC133726446 gene encoding protein FAR1-RELATED SEQUENCE 5-like, with translation MDHFPDKQQLLRLLTFLSLLLLIHCGRLNLDPSDLQALITVQTHLGMTNGSGGNEMQYKGVRYDKLCTEDLKGQEFKTVEEAESFYNAYAKAMGFDIRNDYKRLSTRRTGRVTSLLLDLYNKLDSKRQEILLDGDAEAVLAYMRGKVATDSQFYCKFSIDENNRLANMFWRDSKSLVDYTCFGDILVFDSTYKTNPYEKSLVLFVGLNNHLSTTVFYFSLLMDETIETYIWILEIFISSMNNKRHIAVLTDGDKAMRRAIEVVLPGCPYRLCTWHIAKNVRRHLRKNSVFYEFKRCMWDEITPDGFEKWWNAMVNTHGLHNKDWVKMMYEKMQIWAEAFISGHFFARMRSTQRCKGMNSYMKGYLKSGVKLFELILALDRALLRLRNKVLEEAFRSNNSSHVLTSSLQKLEHHAGTIFTDSVFEHVRNEIDGVDDFITS